One part of the Salmo salar chromosome ssa10, Ssal_v3.1, whole genome shotgun sequence genome encodes these proteins:
- the ccdc181 gene encoding coiled-coil domain-containing protein 181, translating into MSLVPTSTRTQEEYEDDFEKDLDWLISEEGTNDGQEPDYEDIEAEIDKELKEEGKEEEKKRGRKEDKKSPKEEKWASESEKAEEEERWPSPMEPLEFDSDRDSPYKGGSPAAPPPPVLEDQPEEEKKYILEKIQLANRQLQDQEAPDMTRRRRLHFKETLVDLVVAPLDYEKDSSTPQKTGVVEQVSSTARGKEMEVESEVSGKLSELKITPREGEGGGQGIKDGGGGGGGEAGQSGPGKEGKVLVEKDGKFDLVSLKEVESRGLMLPPLASFPSDNSRSSSRPSDLSPNKTPTSSPLRPISSTMSIGIEHHRAPRPPAQPRNRPNSASHSQRGSGGRGTKRRVQSANSTPSQQATFTLSPQQKELLNKIQERRERLAREEEQRKREEDEQKRQENELAFRAWLVRKKEQLQEEKRIYRAQEMERSNGRREHSDPDEAFKSWLQRKHEQQQRDRQLEEMKRLEEESGFYLHNREECERAFKLWLKKKRAEKRAEQQAARERSRRLVFEERRARRMQDLLCTVNETKPFRFTEHLAYRF; encoded by the exons ATGAGTCTGGTGCCAACGAGCACTAGGACCCAGGAGGAGTATGAGGACGACTTTGAGAAGGACCTGGATTGGCTGATCAGTGAGGAGGGGACGAACGATGGCCAG GAACCTGACTACGAGGACATCGAGGCCGAAATAGACAAGGAGCtgaaggaggaggggaaggaggaagagaagaagcgagggaggaaggaggacaaGAAAAGCCCGAAGGAGGAGAAGTGGGCGAGCGAGTCAGAGaaggcggaggaggaggagaggtggccCTCGCCTATGGAACCTTTGGAGTTCGACTCCGACCGAGACAGTCCATATAAGGGCGGATCGCCCGCAGCGCCGCCCCCTCCGGTGCTGGAAGACCAACCGGAAGAGGAGAAGAAGTACATCCTGGAGAAGATCCAGCTAGCCAATCGGCAGCTGCAGGACCAGGAAGCGCCGGACATGACTCGGCGCCGACGCCTTCACTTCAAAGAAACGCTAGTGGATTTGGTGGTGGCGCCGCTGGACTACGAGAAAGACAGCAGCACCCCCCAAAAGACGGGGGTGGTAGAGCAGGTGAGCAGCACGGCCAGAGGCAAGGAAATGGAGGTAGAGAGTGAAGTGTCAGGGAAGCTCTCTGAGCTGAAGATCACCCCACGGGAAGGTGAAGGAGGAGGGCAGGGGATCaaggatgggggtggtggtggaggtggagaggctGGCCAGAGTGGACCGGGGAAAGAGGGCAAAGTCCTGGTGGAGAAAGATGGCAAGTTTGACCTTGTCAGCCTGAAGGAGGTGGAGAGCCGCGGCCTGATGCTGCCACCTTTAGCGAGCTTCCCCAGCGACAACTCACGCTCGTCCTCCCGTCCAAGTGACCTGAGCCCGAACAAGACCCCCACATCCTCGCCGCTGCGTCCCATCTCTAGCACTATGTCCATAGGGATCGAGCACCACCGCGCCCCCAGACCTCCGGCCCAGCCCAGGAACCGGCCCAACTCGGCCAGTCACAGCCAGAGGGGCAGCGGGGGGAGGGGCACCAAGCGCAGGGTGCAGTCGGCCAACAGTACCCCTTCCCAGCAGGCCACCTTCACTCTCTCGCCCCAACAGAAGGAGCTACTGAACAaaatacaggagaggagagagaggctcgcCAGAGAG GAGGAGcagaggaagagggaagaggatgaGCAGAAGCGTCAGGAGAATGAGCTGGCGTTCCGGGCATGGCTGGTGAGGAAGAAGGAGCAGttgcaggaggagaagaggatctACAGAGcccaggagatggagagaagtAATGGCAGG AGGGAGCACAGTGACCCAGACGAGGCCTTTAAGTCGTGGCTGCAGAGGAAACACGAacaacagcagagagacagacagctggaggagatgaagaggctggaggaggagagtggattcTACCTGCACAACCGAGAAGAGTGTGAACGAGCCTTCAAACT gtggctGAAGAAGAAGCGGGCAGAGAAGCGGGCGGAGCAGCAGGCGGCCAGAGAGCGCTCCCGCAGGCTGGTGTTTGAGGAGCGGCGCGCCCGGCGCATGCAGGACCTCCTGTGCACCGTCAACGAGACCAAGCCTTTCCGCTTCACCGAGCACCTGGCGTACCGCTTCTGA
- the LOC106613521 gene encoding oxygen-dependent coproporphyrinogen-III oxidase, mitochondrial has translation MGSQRYWSADNVQRYCKSATGRTRRGALLVAGVAAAVVGFVASASHFQRAEMATMIPKTEETEISEKCKKFMSPPCTDVKVLQQKKEGMCTRMEMLIMETQAEFCRALEEVDGGKFKVDKWERKEGGVGISCVVQDGKVFEKAGVNLPVVFGNLTEEAAEQMRSRGKVLKGKDGILPFCAMGVSSVIHPKNPHIPTVHFNYRYFEIEEEDVPGTKQWRYRPDSYLCQ, from the exons ATGGGTTCCCAACGCTACTGGAGTGCGGATAATGTCCAACGGTACTGCAAATCGGCAACCGGGCGAACCAGGAGAGGCGCACTGCTGGTTGCTGGAGTAGCGGCGGCAGTGGTGGGTTTTGTGGCCAGCGCTAGTCACTTTCAGCGGGCTGAAATGGCAACCATGATCCCCAAAACCGAGGAGACGGAGATATCGGAGAAATGCAAGAAGTTCATGTCTCCGCCGTGTACCGACGTCAAAGTGCTGCAGCAGAAGAAAGAGGGAATGTGCACGAGGATGGAGATGCTGATCATGGAGACTCAGGCGGAGTTCTGCAGAGCGCTCGAGGAGGTGGACGGCGGCAAGTTCAAAGTGGACAAGTGGGAACGGAAAGAAGG TGGCGTGGGCATCAGCTGTGTGGTGCAGGATGGGAAGGTGTTTGAGAAGGCGGGGGTCAACTTGCCCGTGGTGTTTGGGAACCTGACCGAGGAGGCCGCCGAGCAGATGCGCAGCAGAGGGAAGGTTCTCAAAGGGAAAGATG GCATCCTGCCATTCTGTGCCATGGGCGTGAGCTCAGTCATCCACCCCAAGAACCCCCACATTCCCACAGTGCACTTCAACTACAGATACTTTGAGATAGAAGAAGAAGATG tcccaGGCACTAAACAGTGGCGGTACAGACCTGACTCCTACCTATGTCAATAA